A single Helianthus annuus chloroplast, complete genome DNA region contains:
- the ycf3 gene encoding photosystem I assembly protein Ycf3 — protein MSRSRINGNFIDKTFSIVANILLRIIPTTSGEKEAFTYYRDGMSAQSEGNYAEALQNYYEAMRLEIDPYDRSYILYNIGLIHTSNGEHTKALEYYFRALERNPFLPQAFNNMAVICHYRGEQAIRQGDSEIAEAWFDQAAEYWKQAIALTPGNYIEAHNWLKITRRFE, from the exons ATGTCTAGATCGCGGATAAATGGAAATTTTATTGATAAAACCTTTTCAATTGTAGCCAATATCTTATTACGAATAATTCCGACAACTTCAGGAGAAAAAGAGGCATTTACCTATTACAGAGATG GGATGTCAGCTCAATCCGAAGGAAATTATGCGGAAGCTTTACAGAATTATTATGAAGCTATGCGACTAGAAATTGATCCCTATGACCGAAGTTATATACTCTATAACATAGGACTTATCCACACAAGTAACGGAGAACACACGAAAGCTTTGGAATATTATTTTCGAGCGCTCGAACGAAACCCATTCTTACCACAAGCTTTTAATAATATGGCCGTGATCTGTCATTAC CGGGGAGAACAGGCCATTCGCCAGGGGGATTCTGAAATTGCAGAGGCTTGGTTCGACCAAGCCGCTGAGTATTGGAAACAGGCTATAGCACTTACTCCTGGTAATTATATTGAAGCTCATAATTGGTTGAAGATCACTAGACGTTTCGAATAG